From a single Micromonospora carbonacea genomic region:
- the cas7e gene encoding type I-E CRISPR-associated protein Cas7/Cse4/CasC — MSRTILDVHILHTVPPSNINRDDSGSPKTATYGGVRRARVSSQSWKRAVRLAFRRTLDDSQLGERTKRIGEAIAARIADLDPELKDRASALAADVLKASGLVKKEAAAKKSKGEAAANSDVESGYLMFLSHRQQENLARAAIDAERTGEKLDTKQLQKLADTDHSIDIAMFGRMLADVPDLNVDAAVQVAHALSVHAVDNEFDYYTAVDDRKLDNQETGAGMIGTIEFNSATLYRYATIDVDRLHETLGDADATREAVTAFLKAFATSMPSGKQNTFANGTRPDAVMVRLRDTQSVNLVGAFEEPVRERQLGERSGMVAEAARKLADYTTEIEKTYGDPAVAAWITHVGSRTAALAPLGEVLPLPDLVSAVGTTVAGRLGTPA, encoded by the coding sequence ATGAGCCGCACGATCCTGGACGTCCACATCCTGCACACCGTGCCGCCGAGCAACATCAACCGGGACGACTCTGGCTCCCCGAAGACCGCCACCTATGGCGGCGTCCGCCGGGCCCGGGTCTCCTCCCAGTCCTGGAAGCGGGCGGTCCGGCTGGCGTTCCGCCGTACCCTCGACGACTCCCAACTGGGCGAGCGGACCAAGCGCATCGGAGAGGCGATCGCCGCCCGGATCGCCGACCTCGACCCTGAGCTGAAGGATCGGGCGTCCGCCCTGGCAGCCGACGTGCTGAAGGCCTCCGGCCTGGTGAAGAAGGAGGCCGCGGCGAAGAAGAGCAAGGGCGAGGCGGCGGCGAACTCCGACGTCGAGTCCGGCTACCTGATGTTCCTCAGCCACCGCCAGCAGGAGAACCTGGCGCGGGCCGCGATCGACGCCGAGCGGACGGGGGAGAAGCTCGACACCAAGCAGCTCCAGAAGCTGGCCGACACCGACCACTCCATCGACATCGCCATGTTCGGCCGGATGCTCGCCGACGTGCCGGACCTGAACGTCGACGCGGCCGTCCAGGTCGCCCACGCCCTCAGCGTTCACGCCGTCGACAACGAGTTCGACTACTACACCGCCGTAGACGACCGTAAGCTCGACAACCAGGAGACCGGTGCCGGCATGATCGGCACGATCGAGTTCAACTCCGCCACCCTCTACCGGTACGCGACGATCGACGTCGACCGGCTGCACGAAACCCTCGGCGACGCCGACGCCACGCGTGAGGCCGTGACGGCATTCCTGAAGGCCTTCGCCACCAGCATGCCGTCCGGCAAGCAGAACACGTTCGCCAACGGCACCCGCCCCGACGCGGTCATGGTGCGGCTGCGCGACACCCAGTCGGTCAACCTGGTGGGGGCCTTCGAGGAACCCGTCCGGGAGCGGCAGCTGGGGGAGCGCTCCGGCATGGTCGCCGAGGCCGCCCGGAAGCTCGCCGACTACACCACCGAGATCGAGAAGACGTACGGAGATCCCGCCGTCGCCGCCTGGATCACCCATGTCGGGAGCCGAACCGCCGCCCTGGCGCCTCTCGGCGAGGTGCTGCCCCTGCCGGACCTGGTCAGCGCCGTCGGGACGACGGTCGCGGGCCGCCTCGGCACGCCGGCATGA
- the cas6e gene encoding type I-E CRISPR-associated protein Cas6/Cse3/CasE, which yields MYLTRFLMNTARQGARKLLASPQAMHAAVLSGFPRPEDHTRDDARTLWRVDQGRDRQVVLYVVSPTEPELTHLVEQAGWPRSSESWETRPYDRLLDSLEKGQRWAFRLTANPSRTGRKTENSPTTQRFGQVTATQQLEWLTSRAERHGFTIARQADGELNLVTYDRQVRRFTRNHGQRPVTLVTATYDGVLDIEDPALFRNVLTRGIGHARAYGCGLLTLAPAQPTS from the coding sequence ATGTACCTGACCCGGTTCCTCATGAACACCGCCCGGCAGGGCGCGCGCAAGTTGCTCGCCTCGCCGCAGGCGATGCACGCCGCCGTACTGTCCGGCTTCCCCCGTCCCGAGGACCACACCCGCGACGACGCCCGCACCCTGTGGCGCGTCGACCAAGGGCGAGACCGGCAGGTCGTGCTCTACGTCGTGAGCCCGACCGAGCCCGAGCTGACCCACCTCGTCGAGCAGGCCGGCTGGCCGAGGAGCAGCGAGTCCTGGGAGACCCGCCCGTACGACCGCCTGCTCGACTCCCTGGAGAAGGGGCAGCGGTGGGCGTTCCGGTTGACGGCCAACCCCAGCCGCACCGGCCGTAAGACGGAGAACTCGCCGACGACGCAGAGATTCGGTCAGGTCACCGCCACGCAGCAGCTCGAGTGGCTGACCAGCCGGGCCGAGCGGCACGGGTTCACCATTGCCCGCCAGGCTGACGGGGAGCTGAACCTTGTCACCTACGACCGTCAGGTTCGCCGGTTCACCCGCAACCACGGACAACGGCCGGTCACCCTCGTCACGGCCACCTATGACGGCGTCCTCGACATCGAGGACCCGGCCCTGTTCCGTAACGTCCTCACCCGGGGCATCGGCCACGCGCGGGCGTACGGCTGCGGGCTGCTGACCCTCGCGCCCGCGCAGCCGACCTCGTGA
- the casA gene encoding type I-E CRISPR-associated protein Cse1/CasA encodes MENLQMPDAAATSFSLIEQPWIPVLDLSGRRRLVTLNELFAQAEELRAVAGELPTQTSAVLRLLLAILHRAVDGPGDERAWQGLWRRSDLPADDIAGYLDEYRDRFDLLHPVTPFYQVADLRTQKGDGFGLERLIADVPNNAPYLTTRLGPGLARLTPAEAAVWLVHCQAYDTSGIKSGAVGDDRVKGGKGYPIGPASCGSLGLVYLEGRTLRETLLLNLVPLDSGYLRQDPDRDSPVWEREPHGPTEEVERARGPYGLLNLYTWQSRRIRLFGDQAGITGAMIANGDRIAWPNLHQQEPMSGWRRSANQEKKLGQPLVYLPALHDHTRALWRGLTSLLPAPTERPGAEAASRRPPAVSQWLARLRIRQLIDDGYRVTARAVGVVYGNQMSVVDEVYQDALTMPVQAFDPAGPLAVTIVDSAADAEAAVLTLRRLAADLCRAAGGYGDRAEDPPAAAADRTAEIGYAKLDVLFRRWLGDLGPHSDPARARIQWQTLAYRCVRRLGRNLVEQAGPQAWAGRYVDQEKKKHLSSPLADKFFRDALRRALPMAAVTENPPVSQEVPA; translated from the coding sequence ATGGAGAACCTTCAGATGCCGGACGCCGCCGCCACTTCCTTCTCACTGATCGAGCAGCCGTGGATACCGGTGCTCGACCTGTCCGGCCGTCGTCGCCTGGTCACCCTGAACGAGCTGTTCGCCCAAGCGGAGGAGCTGCGGGCCGTCGCCGGTGAGCTGCCGACCCAGACGTCCGCGGTCCTGAGGCTGCTCCTCGCGATCCTGCATCGGGCGGTCGACGGACCCGGGGACGAGCGTGCCTGGCAGGGGCTGTGGCGGCGTTCCGACCTGCCAGCGGACGACATCGCCGGCTACCTCGACGAATACCGGGACCGTTTCGACCTGCTGCACCCGGTCACGCCGTTCTACCAGGTGGCCGACCTACGTACGCAGAAGGGAGACGGGTTCGGCCTGGAACGGCTGATCGCCGACGTGCCGAACAACGCGCCCTACCTCACCACCCGGCTCGGGCCCGGCCTGGCCCGGCTGACACCTGCCGAGGCGGCCGTCTGGCTGGTCCACTGCCAGGCATACGACACGTCCGGCATCAAGTCCGGGGCGGTCGGTGACGACCGGGTCAAGGGCGGAAAGGGCTACCCGATCGGCCCCGCCTCCTGCGGCTCCCTGGGGCTGGTCTACCTCGAAGGCCGGACGCTGCGCGAGACGCTGCTGCTCAACCTCGTCCCGCTCGACAGCGGCTACCTCCGGCAGGACCCGGACCGTGACTCCCCGGTCTGGGAGCGCGAGCCGCACGGCCCGACCGAGGAGGTCGAGCGCGCTCGTGGCCCGTACGGGCTGCTCAACCTCTACACCTGGCAGTCTCGCCGGATCCGCCTCTTCGGCGACCAAGCCGGGATCACCGGTGCCATGATCGCAAACGGCGACCGCATCGCCTGGCCGAACCTGCACCAGCAGGAGCCGATGAGCGGCTGGCGGCGCAGCGCCAACCAGGAGAAGAAGCTCGGGCAGCCCCTCGTCTATCTGCCCGCCCTCCACGACCACACCCGGGCCCTCTGGCGCGGGCTGACCAGCTTGCTGCCCGCCCCGACCGAACGACCGGGGGCCGAAGCCGCGAGCCGACGACCCCCGGCGGTCAGCCAGTGGCTGGCCCGGCTCCGGATCAGGCAGTTGATCGACGACGGGTACCGGGTCACCGCCCGCGCCGTCGGCGTCGTCTACGGCAACCAGATGTCGGTGGTCGACGAGGTCTACCAGGACGCGTTGACCATGCCCGTGCAGGCGTTCGACCCTGCGGGTCCGCTTGCCGTCACCATCGTGGACAGCGCCGCCGACGCCGAGGCCGCCGTCCTCACGCTACGCCGGCTGGCCGCCGACCTGTGTCGCGCCGCTGGTGGATACGGGGACCGGGCCGAGGACCCGCCCGCTGCCGCCGCAGACCGGACCGCCGAGATCGGCTACGCCAAACTGGACGTCCTGTTCCGGCGCTGGCTGGGCGACCTCGGCCCCCACAGCGACCCGGCGCGGGCGCGCATCCAGTGGCAGACGTTGGCCTATCGCTGCGTGCGCCGGCTCGGCCGGAACCTGGTCGAGCAGGCTGGCCCGCAGGCCTGGGCTGGCCGCTACGTCGACCAGGAGAAGAAGAAGCACCTGAGCAGCCCGCTCGCGGACAAGTTCTTCCGCGACGCCCTGCGCCGCGCCCTGCCGATGGCTGCTGTCACCGAGAATCCGCCCGTTTCCCAGGAGGTGCCGGCGTGA
- the cas1e gene encoding type I-E CRISPR-associated endonuclease Cas1e — translation MKKIPGVPPAELAELNRAQDRISFVYLERCVIHRDSNAITATDEKGVVHLPAATLGVLMLGPGTSITQQAMMLIADNGATVVWVGEHGIRYYAHGRSLARSSRLLVAQAAAVSHRDRRLQVARAMYRMRFPGEDTSGLTMQQLRGKEGARVRRCYREHSLRTGVSWNNREYDPDNFDGSDPVNQALSAAHACLYGIVHAVIVAIGASPGLGFVHTGHERSFVYDIADLYKAEISIPVAFDIAAGESTDIGSDTRRAVRDRVHDGALLDRCVRDIRSLLFTDGSAGPIDEEQLDEEAGSDAVRLWDEGGYELAGGRNYSGDVDF, via the coding sequence GTGAAGAAGATCCCGGGTGTGCCGCCGGCTGAACTGGCGGAACTCAACCGTGCGCAGGACCGGATCAGTTTCGTCTACCTCGAACGATGCGTCATCCACCGGGACAGCAACGCGATCACGGCCACTGACGAGAAGGGCGTCGTGCATCTGCCGGCCGCCACGCTCGGGGTCCTCATGCTGGGTCCCGGCACCAGCATCACCCAACAGGCGATGATGCTGATCGCCGACAACGGAGCCACGGTCGTCTGGGTTGGTGAGCACGGCATCCGGTACTACGCACACGGGCGCTCGCTCGCCCGGTCAAGCCGCCTTCTCGTCGCCCAGGCCGCCGCCGTCTCGCACCGGGACCGGCGACTCCAGGTGGCGCGCGCGATGTATCGGATGCGCTTTCCCGGAGAAGACACCAGCGGGCTCACGATGCAACAGTTGCGCGGCAAGGAAGGGGCGAGGGTCCGCCGCTGCTACCGGGAACACTCGCTGCGCACCGGTGTGTCGTGGAACAACCGGGAGTACGACCCGGACAACTTCGACGGCAGTGATCCCGTCAACCAGGCGTTGTCGGCGGCACACGCCTGCCTGTACGGCATCGTGCACGCGGTCATCGTCGCCATCGGCGCATCGCCGGGGCTCGGATTCGTCCACACCGGCCACGAGCGGTCGTTCGTCTACGACATCGCTGACCTGTACAAGGCCGAAATCAGCATTCCCGTCGCCTTCGACATCGCGGCCGGCGAGTCGACCGACATCGGCTCGGACACCCGTCGAGCGGTCCGTGACCGAGTCCACGACGGCGCGCTCCTCGACCGGTGCGTCCGCGACATCCGAAGCCTGCTGTTCACCGATGGCTCGGCCGGACCGATCGACGAGGAACAGCTCGACGAGGAAGCCGGCAGCGATGCCGTACGCCTGTGGGATGAGGGAGGCTACGAACTCGCCGGCGGCCGGAACTACTCCGGGGACGTGGACTTCTGA
- the cas2e gene encoding type I-E CRISPR-associated endoribonuclease Cas2e: MTVIILTACPEGLRGHLTQWLLEISAGVYVGHVNSRIRQRLWAKVVEMAGPGRALLVYQRPGEQRLTFEVHDHHWEPVDFDGISLMRRPTDRSSYNPAVGRGWSKASKRRKFGRRAPDGASGLSTPSGQSEGKGGS; the protein is encoded by the coding sequence ATGACGGTCATCATCCTCACCGCCTGCCCCGAAGGGCTGCGTGGGCACCTGACGCAGTGGCTGCTGGAGATCTCCGCCGGGGTGTACGTGGGACACGTGAACAGCCGGATCCGACAGCGGCTCTGGGCGAAGGTCGTCGAGATGGCCGGGCCAGGCCGGGCACTGCTCGTCTACCAGCGGCCAGGCGAGCAACGACTGACCTTCGAGGTACACGACCATCACTGGGAGCCGGTGGACTTCGACGGGATCTCGCTCATGCGTCGGCCTACGGATCGGAGTTCGTACAACCCAGCAGTGGGGCGGGGATGGAGCAAGGCGTCCAAGCGTCGGAAGTTCGGGCGGAGGGCCCCGGACGGGGCCAGTGGATTGTCGACACCCTCCGGGCAAAGTGAAGGAAAAGGTGGTAGTTGA
- a CDS encoding IS110 family transposase, whose amino-acid sequence MHDGYGVYLGLDVGKGDHHAVGLTPDGRRLHDAPLPNTEARLRQLFDKLSRHGQVLVVVDQPASIGALPVAVARACGHQVAYLPGLAMRRIADLHPGSAKTDARDAYVIADAARTLPHTLRRVDTGDETLAELEVLVGFDDDLAGEATRISNRIRGLLTQIHPALERVLGPKVHHKAVLELLSRCGGPAGLRKAGRRKLTSIATAHAPRMGERLVEQIMTALDEQTVTVPGTQAAETILPRLADSLRETLRQRDQIGAQVEGMLDAHPLAPVLTSMPGIGVRTAARILLEVGDGTAFATPGHLAAYAGLAPVTRRSGSSIRGEHPPRGGNKNLKRAFFLAAFAALADPVSRAYYDRKRAEGKRHNAALICLARRRCDVLHAMLRNKIPYQPRPTSPATA is encoded by the coding sequence GTGCACGACGGATACGGTGTCTACCTCGGCTTGGACGTCGGCAAGGGTGATCACCACGCGGTCGGGTTGACCCCGGACGGCAGACGGTTGCACGACGCGCCGCTACCGAACACCGAGGCCCGGCTGCGGCAACTGTTCGACAAACTCTCCCGTCACGGCCAGGTCCTGGTCGTGGTCGACCAACCCGCCTCGATCGGTGCCCTGCCGGTGGCGGTGGCTCGGGCGTGCGGGCATCAGGTGGCCTACCTGCCCGGGCTGGCGATGCGCCGGATCGCTGACCTGCACCCAGGTTCGGCGAAGACCGACGCCAGAGACGCGTACGTCATCGCTGACGCGGCTCGTACCCTGCCGCACACGCTGCGGCGGGTCGACACCGGCGACGAGACCCTGGCTGAGCTGGAAGTTCTCGTCGGCTTCGACGACGACCTCGCCGGCGAAGCCACCCGGATATCGAACCGGATACGGGGCCTGCTGACGCAGATCCACCCCGCGCTGGAACGAGTCCTCGGCCCTAAGGTGCACCACAAAGCGGTACTGGAGCTGCTGTCCCGTTGCGGAGGACCCGCCGGGCTGCGCAAAGCCGGCCGCCGCAAACTGACCTCGATCGCCACAGCACACGCACCCCGCATGGGTGAACGGCTCGTCGAGCAGATCATGACCGCCCTGGACGAGCAGACCGTCACCGTTCCCGGCACCCAAGCGGCCGAGACGATCCTGCCTCGCCTCGCCGACAGCCTCCGCGAGACTCTGCGCCAGCGTGACCAGATCGGCGCTCAGGTCGAGGGGATGCTTGATGCGCACCCTCTTGCCCCGGTCCTGACCTCGATGCCCGGCATCGGCGTCAGGACCGCAGCCCGGATCCTCCTCGAAGTCGGCGACGGCACCGCCTTCGCCACCCCCGGCCACCTCGCCGCCTATGCCGGCCTGGCACCGGTAACCCGACGATCCGGCAGCAGCATCCGCGGCGAACACCCGCCAAGGGGCGGCAACAAGAACCTCAAACGCGCGTTCTTCCTCGCCGCCTTCGCAGCCCTCGCCGACCCCGTGAGCAGGGCCTACTACGACCGCAAACGCGCCGAAGGCAAACGCCACAACGCCGCCCTCATCTGCCTCGCCCGCCGCCGCTGCGACGTCCTCCACGCCATGCTCCGCAACAAGATCCCCTACCAACCACGCCCCACCAGCCCCGCCACCGCTTGA
- the cas5e gene encoding type I-E CRISPR-associated protein Cas5/CasD, translated as MSVLLLRLAGPLQAWGSTSRFTQRHTEIAPTKSGVIGLLAAARGQRRTDPLTELLGLGFGVRIDQPGQILRDFQVARSLDGRDSMPLTNRYYLSDAVFLAAIGGDSELLDGLHEAVRRPQFPLYLGRRSCPPVVPVTLGVRPGTVAEVLSDVPWQAAKRLRERGPSTVRLEVLLDAPPGAEVTETLQDEPVSFDPAHRQYGWRAVVRTRVLAPNPDGRPPVAAGVPGGIALADHDPLTWL; from the coding sequence ATGAGCGTCCTGCTGCTGCGGCTGGCCGGCCCGCTCCAGGCATGGGGGTCGACCAGCCGCTTCACCCAGCGGCACACCGAGATCGCGCCCACCAAGAGTGGAGTGATCGGGCTGCTCGCCGCTGCCCGGGGGCAGCGGCGCACCGACCCGCTGACCGAGCTGCTCGGCCTCGGCTTCGGGGTGCGGATCGACCAGCCCGGCCAGATCCTCCGCGACTTTCAGGTTGCCCGCTCCCTCGACGGCCGGGACAGCATGCCGCTGACCAACCGCTACTACCTCTCCGACGCGGTGTTCCTCGCCGCGATCGGTGGCGACAGCGAGCTTCTCGACGGTCTGCACGAGGCGGTACGCCGGCCGCAGTTCCCGCTCTACCTGGGCCGCCGGTCCTGCCCGCCGGTGGTGCCGGTCACCCTCGGCGTCCGCCCCGGCACGGTCGCCGAGGTGCTCAGCGACGTGCCGTGGCAGGCTGCGAAGCGCCTGCGCGAGCGCGGACCGTCGACCGTTCGGCTGGAGGTGCTCCTCGACGCTCCGCCGGGGGCCGAGGTCACCGAGACTCTCCAGGACGAGCCGGTCAGCTTCGACCCGGCCCACCGGCAGTACGGGTGGCGGGCTGTCGTCCGTACCCGGGTCCTCGCGCCCAACCCCGACGGCCGTCCTCCCGTCGCCGCCGGTGTCCCCGGAGGCATTGCCCTGGCCGACCACGACCCGCTCACGTGGCTGTGA
- the casB gene encoding type I-E CRISPR-associated protein Cse2/CasB, translated as MTVAAPADNVAKSPEPKRYARPRGPFGGYVATRIVVLQDGYLREESFAIAALARLRAVVGREPGEDFTILEQTRVAEKYLGDRLGDDPTHTERAMHTALTLYAVHQQSIRDMPMHQDGIGLGRAVSLLCSDPDSAVAVRRRFAALGTATSYAAVTTHLRSLIRLLRDHRIALDYGVLAEDLATLQKPWGPAQVRGLWGRDFYRQPEPGDRRGDDSTDPKADSAPAGATSEE; from the coding sequence GTGACCGTCGCAGCCCCAGCCGACAACGTAGCCAAGAGCCCGGAGCCCAAGCGGTACGCCCGCCCGCGCGGGCCCTTCGGGGGATACGTCGCCACCCGGATCGTGGTGTTGCAGGACGGCTACCTCCGCGAGGAGAGCTTCGCCATCGCCGCCCTGGCCAGGCTGCGGGCTGTGGTCGGCCGGGAGCCCGGCGAGGACTTCACGATCCTGGAGCAGACCCGCGTCGCAGAGAAGTACCTCGGGGATCGCCTCGGTGACGACCCGACCCACACCGAGCGGGCCATGCACACCGCGCTGACCCTGTACGCGGTGCACCAGCAGTCGATCCGCGACATGCCCATGCACCAGGACGGCATCGGTCTCGGCAGGGCGGTCAGCCTGCTGTGCAGCGACCCGGACAGCGCGGTCGCCGTGCGACGGCGGTTCGCCGCCCTCGGCACCGCGACCAGCTACGCCGCCGTCACCACCCATCTGCGCAGCCTGATCCGGCTCCTGCGGGACCACCGGATCGCCCTCGACTACGGGGTGCTCGCCGAGGACCTGGCCACGTTGCAGAAGCCGTGGGGGCCTGCCCAGGTCCGCGGCCTGTGGGGCCGCGACTTCTACCGCCAGCCCGAGCCCGGGGACCGCCGGGGCGACGACAGCACCGACCCGAAAGCCGACTCCGCGCCCGCAGGCGCCACCTCCGAGGAGTGA
- a CDS encoding CRISPR-associated endonuclease Cas3'' codes for MSYPSVFIPSVPDQPGLSESARLVWGKTNRERGFWLPLHRHLVDSADVAGLLWDMWLPESVRRRIAAPLPEGADDGRRLVRWLAGIHDIGKATPAFAWQVKHLRHAMQRQGFDFDDRVEKDRLCAPHGPAGHLALIDWLTGAKGWTRDQAEAHAVVVGGHHGVPPTDGDLKAIRDRPYLLGVDGLWPQVRDELLDWMSGYADVTDRLPVWREVALPQPVQVLLTGIVIVADWIASNDDLFPYGFQRENAPDRLAEAWDELDLPMPWQPVDVAGLDVSALFSRRFELPAGTHPYPVQAAVVEQARAMPLPGLLIVEAPMGEGKTEAALAAVEILARRSGAGGCFLALPTRATGDAMFSRVLTWLSRLPDADLGRGARDTALAHGKAMLNDEYSRLYRGVLPSAIAEDEGGTQTAVHGWLAGRKRKLLSSFVVGTIDQLLFAALQARHVALRHLGLAGKVVVIDEAHAYDVYMSRYLDRALEWLAAHGVPVVILSATLPAARRAEMMRAYDDGRLGRPQAGGARRRYRASGVTATDDYQSLRDDRRYPLLSVSGVGRQPGAVGCAASGRSLDVRLDPADDDLAALADRLRVDLADGGCALIVRNTVARVLDTAATLREHLGPQIPVSVAHSRFMAADRAAKDKWLRDTFGPPSHLAKLGRARPSCHVVVASQVAEQSLDIDFDLLVTDLAPVDLILQRLGRLHRHHRTDRPARLAHPWCLVTGADWVAEPPAPVTGSVRVYDRFALLRAAAVLLPYLGGERGLALPQDIASLVQDAYGSEPVGLPSWQDALAKAETQALRRAFAAGERAETFRIRPVKQPGASLLSWLDANVGNTDTANGDERRGRAHVRDDAAEALEVLLLVRRGDELRTPSWLAEGGDVTVPTDFAPSKAVARAMLRCALPLPRALTANGGTERIIAELEARNAFPAWEKDPLIGGELILDLDERGQVRLGDHVLTYDRHSGLRVEKADPRGD; via the coding sequence GTGTCGTACCCCTCTGTTTTCATCCCTTCCGTGCCCGACCAACCTGGTCTCAGCGAGAGTGCCCGTCTTGTCTGGGGTAAGACGAACCGCGAGAGGGGTTTCTGGCTTCCGCTGCATCGTCACCTCGTGGACAGCGCCGATGTCGCTGGCCTGCTGTGGGACATGTGGCTGCCGGAGAGCGTCCGGCGGCGGATCGCTGCGCCGTTGCCTGAGGGGGCCGACGATGGCCGCCGGCTGGTCCGCTGGCTCGCCGGCATCCACGACATTGGTAAGGCCACCCCGGCGTTCGCCTGGCAGGTGAAGCACCTGCGGCATGCGATGCAGAGACAGGGCTTCGACTTCGACGATCGGGTGGAGAAGGACCGCCTGTGCGCCCCGCACGGCCCGGCCGGGCATCTCGCCCTGATCGACTGGCTGACCGGTGCGAAGGGCTGGACCCGGGACCAGGCCGAGGCGCACGCGGTGGTCGTCGGCGGCCACCACGGGGTGCCGCCGACCGACGGCGACCTCAAGGCGATTCGCGACCGGCCATACCTGCTCGGCGTCGACGGGCTGTGGCCGCAGGTGCGCGACGAACTGCTCGATTGGATGAGCGGGTACGCCGACGTGACGGACCGGCTGCCGGTCTGGCGGGAGGTCGCCCTGCCGCAACCGGTCCAGGTGTTGTTGACGGGGATCGTGATCGTCGCCGACTGGATCGCCAGCAACGACGACCTCTTTCCGTACGGCTTTCAGCGGGAGAACGCGCCGGACCGCTTGGCCGAGGCCTGGGACGAGCTGGATCTGCCGATGCCCTGGCAGCCCGTTGACGTGGCGGGCCTCGACGTGTCGGCTCTGTTCTCCCGGCGCTTCGAGTTGCCAGCTGGGACGCATCCGTATCCCGTGCAGGCGGCGGTCGTGGAACAGGCCCGCGCCATGCCGCTGCCGGGTCTGCTGATCGTCGAGGCGCCCATGGGTGAGGGCAAGACCGAGGCCGCGCTCGCGGCCGTGGAGATTCTCGCCCGGCGCAGCGGTGCGGGCGGCTGCTTCCTGGCGCTCCCTACCCGCGCGACCGGCGACGCCATGTTCAGCCGGGTGCTGACCTGGCTCAGCCGGCTTCCGGACGCAGACCTGGGCAGGGGTGCCCGGGACACGGCCCTGGCGCACGGTAAGGCGATGCTCAACGACGAATACTCCCGGCTCTACCGGGGGGTTCTGCCCAGCGCGATCGCCGAGGACGAGGGCGGGACGCAGACCGCCGTCCACGGCTGGCTGGCCGGACGGAAGCGCAAGCTGCTGTCCAGCTTCGTCGTCGGCACCATCGACCAGTTGCTCTTCGCCGCGTTGCAGGCCCGGCATGTGGCTCTGCGGCACCTCGGCCTTGCCGGCAAGGTGGTCGTCATCGACGAGGCGCACGCCTACGACGTCTATATGAGTCGGTACCTGGACCGGGCGCTGGAATGGCTGGCGGCCCACGGCGTTCCCGTGGTCATCCTGTCGGCGACGCTCCCCGCCGCGCGTCGGGCCGAGATGATGCGGGCCTACGACGACGGGCGGTTGGGCCGTCCGCAGGCGGGTGGCGCCCGACGCAGGTATCGCGCGAGCGGCGTCACCGCCACCGACGACTACCAATCTCTGCGCGATGACCGGCGGTATCCGCTGCTCAGCGTGTCCGGTGTCGGCCGGCAGCCGGGGGCGGTGGGCTGCGCGGCGTCCGGCCGCAGCCTCGACGTACGGCTGGATCCCGCGGATGACGACCTGGCTGCCCTCGCCGACCGGCTCCGGGTCGACCTTGCGGACGGCGGCTGCGCCCTGATCGTCCGCAACACCGTTGCCCGGGTGTTGGACACGGCGGCCACGTTGCGCGAGCACCTCGGGCCGCAGATTCCAGTGTCGGTGGCGCACTCCCGCTTCATGGCCGCCGACCGCGCGGCCAAGGACAAGTGGCTGCGGGACACCTTCGGCCCTCCCAGTCACCTCGCCAAGCTCGGACGTGCCCGGCCGAGCTGCCACGTCGTCGTGGCCAGCCAGGTCGCCGAGCAGTCCCTGGACATCGACTTCGACCTGCTGGTCACCGACCTCGCCCCGGTGGACCTGATCCTGCAACGGCTCGGCCGGCTGCACCGGCACCACCGGACGGACCGCCCTGCCCGGCTCGCGCATCCTTGGTGCCTGGTGACCGGCGCGGACTGGGTGGCCGAGCCGCCCGCTCCGGTGACCGGCTCGGTCCGGGTGTACGACCGTTTCGCCCTGCTCCGGGCGGCGGCTGTGCTCCTGCCCTACCTCGGCGGTGAACGTGGCCTTGCCCTTCCGCAGGACATCGCGTCCCTCGTGCAGGATGCGTACGGCTCCGAGCCGGTCGGCCTGCCCTCATGGCAGGACGCGCTGGCCAAGGCCGAGACGCAGGCGCTGAGGCGGGCCTTCGCGGCCGGTGAGCGCGCGGAGACGTTCCGGATCCGGCCCGTCAAGCAGCCAGGGGCCTCCCTGTTGAGCTGGCTCGACGCCAACGTGGGGAACACCGATACCGCCAACGGCGACGAACGGCGCGGCCGGGCACACGTGCGCGATGACGCCGCCGAGGCGCTGGAGGTGCTGCTGCTGGTCCGCCGGGGAGACGAACTGCGCACCCCGTCCTGGCTGGCCGAGGGGGGCGATGTGACTGTCCCGACGGACTTCGCGCCGTCGAAGGCGGTAGCCCGCGCGATGCTGCGGTGCGCTCTGCCGCTGCCGAGGGCGCTCACCGCCAACGGTGGCACCGAGCGGATCATCGCCGAGCTGGAGGCACGCAACGCCTTCCCGGCCTGGGAGAAGGATCCGCTGATCGGCGGCGAGCTGATCCTCGATCTCGACGAGCGGGGGCAGGTCCGCCTTGGCGATCATGTGCTGACGTACGACCGGCACAGCGGCCTGCGCGTCGAGAAGGCCGACCCGCGTGGCGACTGA